TCCGCGAAATGGCCGCAATCGGACATAACTGGAAAAATCCCGTTTGGCGTCAAGCGGATGGCACCGTTGCCGAGTGGTAACTATCAAGCCTGTAATGGGAGCAGCACTCTCTGCTGCTCTCCTTGCGGGAAATTAGCTCATCCCGTAAGTCGTCTGCTTTTAAAACAAATCCAGCTGCCTCGGCGCTAAGCCCTCGTAATCAATCCCCAGCATCTCCATGAGTTCCTTCGCGTTCCCTGCCGCATGTCCTCCGGAATTGTTATTGAAGATCACACAAACCTCCCGCGTTTGCTTGTGCAGCTCCAGCAGCCACCCCTTCCACTCCTGCAATTCCCGCTGATTGTAGTTATACAAATACCTGACCTCACGCCAATTCGTCTCGCTATTTTGCACCCAGCCGCCGACATTGCGGCCATGGAAACGAACCATCGTCATCTCCGGATGCGTCACCTCAAGCACCGTCGGCACCGAGCCAATCCCTGCCTGCGGCTCATCGCAGATGCTGTGCATCCAACCCTCACTGCGCATAAAGCTCAGAGTCTTCTCCCGCATATCATCCGTGAACCAACTCTGATGTCTAAATTCGAGTGCTAAAGGAACATCGCCCATTCTCGCTTTGGCATCGCGCAGAACAGCCACATTCGGTTTCGTGCAATCGAACCAAGGCGGGTACTGAAACAGCACAGCCTTGAGCTTGCCCGCTTCTTGAACCGGCCGAATAGACTGCATGAACACCTCAAACATCTGATCGATCCCGCCTTCAAAAGGGTTCTCGCCCCGCAGATGCCCCGTCATGCCTTGGTAGGCTTTGATAATGAAGCTGAAATTATCGGGTGTTTCCTGCAGCCATTTGAGATAGTTTCGTTCTGGCTGTATCGCGTAGAATGAACTATCTAGCTCCACGATTGGGAAATGAGCGCCGTACTCGCGCAGCTTGCCTCTGCTGCCGCCTAGTTCGTGGTCGCCCCAGCCGGATAGGCCGATGTTGATCATCGTTGTTCCTCCTTCTGCCGTTGTTATCTCTAGCCCATCCCTCGAGCGTTATTATCGCATACACTAGAATATCAAAACTAGCTCCCCTATAAAAGATTTGCATAAAAATAAAGAGAACTTCACATATAACGTGTAAGTTCCCTTTATTGGTTTTTAAAACATGTTAATTCATTAGTCACATTGTCTACTGTAGTGAGACTATTTCAGACATGTACTGTTAATTGTTATTGGGAGGGTATCATTGTTGACCTTGCATTGGTTGTATTCTCACTGGAACTGCCTTGTTTATAAGCGTTCCATCCCCCAATTGTCCTACATTGTTTCGTCCCCATGTCCATATACTTCCATCGTTCTTCATCCCTACGCTAAAGCTTGAAATATTAGGATACAGTTGTGAGGTTGGCGCTTCACTACTTGCCGATACTCCAATTACAGATGTTAACCCTGATACTTGCACCGGTGTGGCGCTATAAACGTTACTTCCATTCCCAAGCTCGCCATGCGTATTCGTACCCCATGCCCAAGCTGTTCCATCACTTTTTATCGCAAGATTGTGATCTGAATTGCCTGCCGAGATAGACACCACATTACTTATCGGAATCTGGTATGGAACATATCTTCCTTTACAGTCGCTTTCGCAGGTCAAAACTGTCCCATCATTTTTAAGAACCAGATTAAAACTATAACCAGCTGATATTGCTTTTATCGAAGATCCAAAGCTCGCTATTTGAGTAGCACCATCGTATCCCACTAGCCAAACGGTGCCATCATTTTTTAAAGCTACAGTTTTACTATTGTTTGCTGAGATAGCAACAATCGAATCTAATTGAGGTATTTGCGTTGGTTGGGAGATGTAGTTTGTATTATGTCGACCCAGTTGAAAGGCAACATTATTCCCCCAGCCCCATACAGTGCCATCACTTTTTAAAACCACACTGTGATAATATCCTGCAGATACAGCTATTACCGAATCTAGGTTTACTATCTGTGTCGGGGACTTAATACCGTTCCCCCATTCCCACGCTGTGCCGTCGCTCTTTAATGCTAAACTATGGCTTCCATTCGCAGAAATAGCGACCATATTATCTAATCCAGGCACTTTAGTATATGTTGATTGAAACCCTCCTGAAACGCCAGTACCCAATTGCCCCAAGTCGTTAGATCCCCATGCTAATATTGTCCCATCATTTTTTAATGCAAGGCTGTGGTTATTTCCAGTTGATACTCCCGGTATAATTGGCAGAGTTGCTTTTATAATCATCCAACTCTCAGACCAACCTGACCAGATATATCCGTCGGATACTCGTATCTTAGTCTTAAGGGGGACCTCCGTTGGCATATCCACTGGAATTCTCCATCCACCCTCTGTAGCTGTGTTATACAGACTTAGATTGCCAGAGTCATACACAATGGTTGAACCATTTAAGACTTGTACCTGATACTCAGTGAACAATGTTCCAATATTATCGCTTAGATTCCAAGAAATTGATGGAGTCTTACTTGAAAATAAAGTGGGTGATGTGGATGTTCCCGAAGGTACGGTTAGTGTCGCTAGAGGCGCTATATTGGCTTTTAGCGTTACAGGTATAGACCTACTGTTAACCGTTCCGTCCCCCAATTGTCCTACATTGTTTCGTCCCCATGTCCATATACTTCCATCGTTCTTCATCCCTACGCTAAAGCTTGAAATATTAGGATACAGTTGTGAGGTTGGCGCTTCACTACTTGCCGATACTCCAATTACAGATGTTAACCCTGATACTTGCACCGGTGTGGCGCTATAAACGTTACTTCCATTCCCAAGCTCGCCATGCGTATTCGTACCCCATGCCCAAGCTGTTCCATCACTTTTTATCGCAAGATTGTGATCTGAATTGCCTGCCGAGATAGACACCACATTACTTATCGGAATCTGGTATGGAACATATCTTCCTTTACAGTCGCTTTCGCAGGTCAAAACTGTCCCATCATTTTTAAGAACCAGATTAAAACTATAACCAGCTGATATTGCTTTTATCGAAGATCCAAAGCTCGCTATTTGAGTAGCACCATCGTATCCCACTAGCCAAACGGTGCCATCATTTTTTAAAGCTACAGTTTTACTATTGTTTGCTGAGATAGCAACAATCGAATCTAATTGAGGTATTTGCGTTGGTTGGGAGATGTAGTTTGTATTATGTCGACCCAGTTGAAAGGCAACATTATTCCCCCAGCCCCATACAGTGCCATCACTTTTTAAAACCACACTGTGATAATATCCTGCAGATACAGCTATTACCGAATCTAGGTTTACTATCTGTGTCGGGGACTTAATACCGTTCCCCCATTCCCACGCTGTGCCGTCGCTCTTTAATGCTAAACTATGGCTTCCATTCGCAGAAATAGCGACCATATTATCTAATCCAGGCACTTTAGTATATGTTGATTGAAACCCTCCTGAAACGCCAGTACCCAATTGCCCCAAGTCGTTAGATCCCCATGCTAATATTGTCCCATCATTTTTTAATGCAAGGCTGTGGTTATTTCCAGTTGATACTCCCGGTATAATTGGCAGAGTTGCTTTTATAATCATCCAACTCTCAGACCAACCTGACCAGATATATCCGTCGGATACTCGTATCTTAGTCTTAAGGGGGACCCCCGTTGGCATATCCACTGGGATTCTCCATCCACCCTCTGTAGCTGTGTTATTCAGACTTAGATTGCCAGAGTCATACACAATGGTTGAGCCATTTAACACTTGCACCTGGTATTCAGTGAACAATGTTCCAACATTATCGCTTAGACTCCAAGAAATTGATGGAGTCTTACTTGAAAGTAAAGTGGGTGATGTGGATGTTCCCGAAGGTACAGTTAGCGTTGCAAGAGGCGCCGTATTCGCTTTTAACGTTACAGGTACGAACCTACTGCTAACCGTTCCATCCCCGAGTTGTCCTACATCGTTACGTCCCCATGTCCATATACTTCCATCGTTCTTCATTCCTACGCTAAAGCTTGAAATATTAGGATACAGTTGTGAGGTTGGCGCTTCACTACTTGCCGATACCGCTATTACAGATGTCAACCCTGATACTTGCACAGGTGTAGCGCTATAAACGTTATTTCCGTTCCCAAGCTCTCCATGCGTATTCGTACCCCATGCCCAAGCTGTTCCATCACTTTTTATCGCAAGATTGTGATCTGAATTACCTGCAGAAATAGACACTACATCATCAATCGAAATCTGGTATGGAACATACTTTCCTTTACAGTCTCTTTCACAAAACCAAACTGTCCCATCATTTTTAAGAACCAGATTTGAACTATAACTAGCTGATATTGCTTTTATTGAATTTCCTAAGCTAGTTATTTGAGTAGCACCATCGTATCCGACTAGCCAAACGGTTCCATCGTTTTTTAAAGCTACGGTTTTACTATTGTTTGCTGAGATGGCCACAATCGAATCCAATTGAGGTATTTGCGTTGGTTGGGGGATGTAGTCAGTATTATGTTGCCCCAGTTGAAAGGCAACATTATTTCCCCATCCCCATACAGTGCCATCACTTTTTAAAACCACACTATGGTAATATCCTGCAGATACTGCTATTACCGAATCTAGGTTTACTATTTGTGTCGGGGATTTAATACCATTCCCCCATTCCCAAACTGTACCGTCAGCTTTCATTGCTAAATTATGTTTCCCATTAGCCGAAACTGCGACCACGTTGTTTAAACTAGGTACTGTAATAAATGTTGACTGAAACCCGTTTATAAAGCCATTACCCAATTGTCCGGAATCATTAGCTCCCCATGCCCACACGGTTCCGTCCTTTTTAAGAACCAAAGTATGACTATCTGCAGTAGCAATGGGTTCATTAATTAACACATTTATTTCACTACTTGATTCGGAAGAATTTCTAGCATAATCATTAGCTTTAACTGTAAATTTATAGATTTTATTTTCCTTAAGATTCGATAACTTAATAGCCGTTGATGAAGTGACCGTCATCAGCGTTGTACCGTCGTAAATTGTGTAATCAGCTACTCCAAAATTATCACTTGCCGCATCCCAAGTTAAAGTAATACTTGTGCTATTTTTAGCGTCGTACGTTAAGTTTTGAGGTTTGGAAGGTGGTGTTTTATCAATTTTAATTTCGGTACTAGCAATACTACTTATGTTCCCGACATTGTCAATTGTTCGTGCAAATATTTGGGTTATACCTTCATTACTGATTACGTAAGAGTCATGATAATCAACCCATTGTCCATTACTTCCAACTTGATACTGGCTCTTCTGCACACCACTCAGAGCATCAACTCCACTATAAATAGCTACTGTAACTGTTTGGTTTGTCCAATTGCTTGTCCTTGGAACTATAGTTGGCGACACTGGCGCTGTCTTATCAATTTTAACTGTTGTTTTTACCTCGTTGCTGATATTTCCTGCATTATCAATCGATCTTGCCTTTACATCTCTTTGTCCTTCATTTGTAATAGTAAACTGATCCACGTAATCCGTCCAAGTCCCATTAGGTTCAATTATATACTGAGTCCTTTGTATACCACTAAGACTATCTATGCCTGGGGAAACTGTTAATGACACATTTGAATTTGTCCATTCAACAGCACTTGCCGTTACTGTTGGATTGGTTGGAGCGGTTCGGTC
Above is a genomic segment from Paenibacillus sp. HWE-109 containing:
- a CDS encoding DUF72 domain-containing protein, with amino-acid sequence MINIGLSGWGDHELGGSRGKLREYGAHFPIVELDSSFYAIQPERNYLKWLQETPDNFSFIIKAYQGMTGHLRGENPFEGGIDQMFEVFMQSIRPVQEAGKLKAVLFQYPPWFDCTKPNVAVLRDAKARMGDVPLALEFRHQSWFTDDMREKTLSFMRSEGWMHSICDEPQAGIGSVPTVLEVTHPEMTMVRFHGRNVGGWVQNSETNWREVRYLYNYNQRELQEWKGWLLELHKQTREVCVIFNNNSGGHAAGNAKELMEMLGIDYEGLAPRQLDLF